From a region of the Mercurialis annua linkage group LG1-X, ddMerAnnu1.2, whole genome shotgun sequence genome:
- the LOC126656349 gene encoding uncharacterized protein LOC126656349, translated as MAACGSLQHIFDKPLPETPTTTLLDSLSSWNQIKTLNLKPIEQSSFAEIFGELHFKENSQPSSSSSLIDLTANPSKNDCLDYSKNTKSLDSFLSSPKNHHQYSSCHRSSDSFSPRNYESLQLCTEGLGFESFDDVEDLKNDMVEDRQQYHEEIKVSMPTRHSVLPDDQRGGEIRRSKLREGAFPPPISSIGKSGKPSVSFQSYRHDGRFVLKQVRVPSQEFLHAHREDGRLKLHFVQPSDEIVEEDEGRKANDEEDE; from the coding sequence ATGGCTGCCTGTGGAAGCCTTCAGCATATTTTCGACAAGCCGTTGCCGGAAACTCCGACGACAACACTTCTTGATTCTCTCTCTTCTTGGAACCAAATCAAAACTCTGAATTTAAAACCTATTGAGCAATCTTCTTTTGCTGAAATATTTGGTGAGCTTCATTTCAAAGAAAATTCTCAGCCTTCTTCGTCTTCGTCTTTAATCGATTTAACTGCAAATCCGAGCAAGAATGATTGTTTAGATTATAGCAAAAATACCAAATCACTAGATTCTTTTTTAAGCTCACCCAAGAATCATCACCAATACTCGAGCTGCCACCGTTCCAGCGACAGTTTTTCTCCAAGGAACTACGAGAGCTTGCAATTATGCACGGAGGGACTTGGTTTCGAAAGCTTTGATGATGTTGAGGATTTGAAAAATGACATGGTTGAAGATAGGCAACAGTATCATGAGGAGATCAAAGTAAGCATGCCAACAAGACATTCAGTGTTGCCAGACGATCAACGAGGAGGAGAAATCCGGCGGTCCAAGTTGCGGGAAGGAGCGTTTCCTCCTCCCATTTCGTCTATAGGAAAGAGCGGAAAACCATCTGTTTCATTCCAGTCTTATCGACATGATGGCAGGTTTGTTCTTAAACAAGTAAGGGTTCCGAGCCAGGAGTTTTTACATGCTCATCGAGAAGACGGACGGTTAAAGCTGCACTTTGTTCAGCCTAGTGATGAAATTGTTGAAGAAGATGAAGGGCGCAAAGCaaatgatgaagaagatgagtAA
- the LOC126669871 gene encoding uncharacterized protein At2g27730, mitochondrial: MATRLAVRYVSRRFSSGGRMLSEEEKAAENIYIKKIEQEKLEKLARKGPKPEEKAASGPATDVKPSASASSTAGASAEKVSSDKFRNYAVVAGTVTVFGALGWYLNSRGKKTEQVQD, translated from the exons ATGGCGACAAGGTTGGCTGTTAGATATGTTTCTAGAAGGTTCTCAAGTGGTGGCAGGATGCTTAGTGAGGAGGAAAAAGCTGCtgaaaatatttacattaag AAAATTGAGCAAGAGAAACTGGAGAAGCTTGCTCGCAAG GGACCTAAACCAGAAGAGAAGGCTGCCTCAGGTCCCGCAACTGATGTGAAGCCTAGTGCATCGGCTTCTTCGACAGCAGGGGCGTCAGCTGAGAAGGTTTCTTCTGACAAGTTCCGGAACTATGCGGTCGTAGCTGGTACAGTTACAGTGTTTGGTGCTCTGGGATGGTATCTAAATTCTCGTGGAAAGAAAACCGAACAGGTCCAAGATTAA
- the LOC126665391 gene encoding uncharacterized protein LOC126665391 — MYMFKAAVKYFSTKPKPKMKPIELKSPPEQTQTITRAIFDIVKEHGPLTVSDTWEKLQQVGLRELNGKNHMKIVLRWMRQRQKLRLICNHIGPHKQFLYTTWFTKPTFKNAKAKNYPSSPKFP, encoded by the exons ATGTATATGTTTAAAGCTGCGGTTAAATACTTTTCAACAAAACCAAAGCCAAAAATGAAACCAATAGAGCTGAAATCGCCACCAGAGCAGACGCAGACAATAACAAGAGCAATCTTCGACATCGTCAAAGAACACGGCCCACTTACTGTTTCCGACACTTGGGAAAAACTCCAG CAAGTTGGCCTGAGAGAATTGAACGGAAAAAACCATATGAAAATAGTATTGAGATGGATGAGACAAAGACAGAAGCTGAGACTTATATGCAATCACATAGGGCCTCACAAGCAATTTCTTTACACAACTTGGTTCACAAAACCCACCTTCAAGAATGCTAAAGCCAAGAATTATCCTTCATCGCCAAAGTTCCCTTGA
- the LOC126669870 gene encoding uncharacterized protein LOC126669870 gives MATRMAVRYVSRRFSSGGRMLSEEEKAAENIYIKKIEQEKLEKLACKFSISGNHRRQFLPISFNMFKAAIRYFSTKPKPKMKPIELKSPPEQTQTITRAIFDIVKEHGPLTVFDTWEKLQQVGLRELKGKNHMKIVLRWMRQRQKLRLICNHIGPHKQFLYTTWLTKPTFKNAKAKNYPSSPKFL, from the exons ATGGCGACAAGGATGGCTGTTAGATATGTTTCTAGAAGGTTCTCAAGTGGTGGCCGGATGCTTAGTGAGGAGGAGAAAGCTGCTGAAAATATTTACATCAAG AAAATTGAGCAAGAGAAACTGGAGAAGCTTGCATGCAAG TTTAGCATTTCCGGAAACCACCGACGGCAGTTCCTGCCAATATCCTTCAACATGTTTAAAGCTGCGATTAGATACTTCTCAACAAAACCAAAGCCAAAAATGAAACCAATAGAGCTGAAATCGCCACCAGAGCAGACGCAGACAATAACAAGAGCAATTTTTGACATTGTCAAAGAACACGGCCCGCTTACTGTTTTCGACACTTGGGAAAAACTCCAG CAAGTTGGCCTGAGagaattgaaaggaaaaaacCATATGAAAATAGTATTGAGATGGATGAGACAAAGACAGAAGCTGAGACTTATATGCAATCACATAGGGCCTCACAAGCAATTTCTTTACACAACTTGGTTAACGAAACCCACCTTCAAGAATGCTAAAGCAAAGAATTATCCTTCATCGCCAAAGTTCCTTTGA
- the LOC126669881 gene encoding 40S ribosomal protein S25-3-like, with amino-acid sequence MAPKKEKAPPPSSKPAKSGGGKQKKKKWSKGKQKEKVNNSVLFDQATYDKLLSEVPKFKLITPSILSDRLRINGSLARHAIKDLMARGSIRMISAHASQLIYTRATYT; translated from the exons ATG GCACCAAAGAAGGAGAAGGCTCCACCTCCGTCGTCAAAGCCAGCAAAATCTGGCGGAGGGAAGCAGAAGAAGAAG AAATGGAGCAAGGGTAAGCAAAAGGAGAAGGTGAACAACAGTGTTTTGTTTGACCAAGCTACTTATGATAAGCTTCTCTCTGAAGTTCCTAAGTTCAAGCTCATCACTCCTTCTATCTTGTCTGATAGATTGAGG ATCAACGGATCTCTGGCTCGCCATGCAATCAAGGATTTAATGGCAAGAGGCTCTATCAGGATGATATCTGCTCATGCTAGTCAGCTGATCTACACCAGAGCCACCTATACTTAG
- the LOC126661503 gene encoding putative receptor-like protein kinase At3g47110 has product MNPHWVFLILVSCIFSGSESANLGNVTDKLALLDFKNRITQDPLRIMSSWNESVHFCKWVGVSCSISNNNRVTILNLESQRLAGSIPPSIGNLTFLTKINLKNNTFSGQLPQELGRLLRLENLNLTYNSFSGKIPTNLSYCKELTVIEASGNRLVGEIPEQLSSLSKLVVFGFGSNNLTGSIPAWIGNFSNLFGVSFALNNFVGNIPEEFGKLKKLGFFQIYGNYISGIIPPSIYNLSAMYYFSVAQNRLHGQLPSDVGLRFPSLRIFAGGVNNFTGSIPESLWNASQLQVLDFAQNSLTGTVPKGIGRLKSLVRFNFDENYLGYRKIDDLNFFASLTNCTNLQVLGLSQNQFGGELPDFIGNLSIQLQILTIGQNWLHGSIPTAIQNLVSLSLLGLEGNRLSGNVPAVIGKLQNLEGMHLNYNRFSGLIPPSIGNLTRLTRLFMEGNRFEGTIPSNLGDLHNLQNLNLSSNFLNGSIPKELTALTSLSISLVLSHNSLTGSIPFEVGKLKNIMELDFSDNKLSGEIPSSLGSCISLQLLKLEGNELGGSIPESLKDLKGIIELDLSRNNLSGKIPEFLSQFSSLRHLNLSYNDFDGELTGEGIFGNATVISVVGNEKLCGGIAELLLPKCSKKNEGKSLNLRVIIPAAISGVILILALACVFIFCISRKSRNKQSKPPNSDEMYRGISYSELVKSTDGFSTENLIGSGSFGSVYKGTLSGNGETVAIKVLNLEQQGASKSFLDECNALKSIRHRNLLKIITTCASVDHQGNDFKALVFEFMSNGNLDEWLHPKTDEHNRTKTLSLIKRLDIAIDIASALDYLHNYCETAIVHCDLKPSNVLLDEDMTAHVGDFGLAKFLLESSITPFKKTEAMTINLKGSIGYVPPEYGMGGQVSILGDVYSYGILLLEMFTGKRPTDDMFKDDQSIHNFVAVMAVPELVLDVIDPTMLIKEEEGDDDDDDTEEKTIIKYENMNDEVNASEIKKCLASVMSIGVSCSSKSASKRMSMSIVVNKLLETRDSFLKSKNKNKSSVK; this is encoded by the exons ATGAATCCCCACTGGGTATTTTTGATTCTGGTATCATGTATATTTTCTGGCTCGGAGTCTGCTAATCTTGGAAATGTAACCGATAAGTTAGCGTTACTAGACTTCAAGAATCGGATAACACAAGATCCTCTGCGAATCATGAGTTCTTGGAATGAATCAGTTCATTTCTGCAAATGGGTTGGTGTTTCTTGCTCTATATCTAATAATAATAGAGTAACAATCTTGAATCTTGAATCTCAAAGATTGGCTGGCTCTATACCACCTTCTATAGGTAACCTCACTTTTCTTACAAAAATCAACCTTAAGAACAACACCTTTTCTGGCCAACTTCCACAAGAATTGGGCCGTTTATTACGGTTGGAGAATTTAAACTTGACATATAACTCATTTAGTGGGAAAATTCCGACGAATCTCAGTTACTGTAAGGAACTGACAGTAATTGAAGCATCTGGCAACAGACTAGTTGGGGAAATTCCTGAACAGCTTAGTTCATTGTCTAAGTTGGTTGTGTTTGGTTTTGGAAGCAACAATCTTACAGGAAGTATCCCAGCTTGGATCGGCAATTTCTCGAATCTGTTTGGCGTTTCATTCGCGTTGAATAACTTTGTCGGAAACATACCTGAAGAATTTGGCAAGCTCAAGAAATTGGGGTTTTTCCAAATTTATGGGAACTATATTTCTGGTATAATTCCTCCTTCAATCTATAATCTCTCTGCCATGTACTATTTTTCTGTCGCTCAAAACCGGCTTCACGGGCAGTTACCCTCTGACGTTGGCCTGAGGTTTCCTAGCCTGAGAATATTTGCAGGTGGTGTTAACAATTTTACAGGGTCTATTCCTGAATCTTTGTGGAATGCTTCTCAGCTTCAGGTTCTTGATTTTGCTCAAAATAGTCTTACGGGAACAGTTCCGAAAGGGATTGGTAGATTAAAAAGCTTAGTTAGATTCAATTTTGATGAGAATTACTTGGGATATAGAAAAATTGATGACTTGAACTTTTTTGCATCTTTAACTAATTGTACTAATTTACAAGTTCTGGGTTTGTCACAAAATCAATTTGGAGGCGAATTGCCCGACTTCATCGGTAACCTTTCGATTCAGTTACAGATTTTAACTATCGGACAGAATTGGCTTCACGGAAGCATTCCTACTGCAATTCAGAATCTGGTTAGCTTATCCCTGTTAGGATTAGAAGGTAACCGCCTTAGCGGAAATGTTCCTGCTGTCATCGGAAAGCTGCAGAATCTCGAGGGTATGCATTTGAACTATAACAGATTCTCTGGCTTAATTCCGCCCTCTATAGGAAACTTGACAAGATTGACTAGACTTTTTATGGAAGGAAATAGATTTGAAGGAACTATACCTTCAAATCTCGGAGATTTGCATAATCTTCAAAACCTGAACCTCTCGAGTAATTTTCTCAACGGAAGCATACCCAAAGAGCTCACTGCCCTTACTTCCTTGTCGATTTCTTTGGTCCTGTCTCATAATTCCTTGACGGGTTCTATACCATTTGAAGTAGGAAAACTAAAGAACATTATGGAGTTAGATTTTTCGGATAATAAACTATCCGGTGAAATTCCGAGCTCTCTTGGAAGTTGTATCAGTTTGCAACTCCTTAAGTTAGAAGGTAATGAACTTGGGGGATCAATTCCTGAATCTTTGAAAGACTTAAAAGGTATAATAGAATTGGATCTCTCGCGTAATAACTTGTCTGGCAAGATTCCTGAGTTTCTAAGTCAGTTCTCGTCTCTGAGGCACTTGAATCTCTCGTACAACGATTTTGATGGAGAGCTGACAGGAGAAGGTATATTCGGTAATGCTACTGTGATTTCTGTAGTCGGAAATGAAAAACTCTGCGGTGGTATTGCAGAGCTACTTCTGCCGAAATGCTCAAAGAAAAACGAAGGAAAATCTCTCAATCTGAGAGTAATAATTCCTGCAGCAATTTCGGGTGTAATTCTGATTCTTGCATTAGCTTGTGTTTTCATTTTCTGCATTTCAAGAAAGTCAAGAAACAAACAATCTAAACCACCCAATTCTGATGAAATGTACCGCGGTATATCATACTCAGAGCTTGTAAAATCAACAGATGGTTTCTCGACGGAGAATTTGATTGGTTCAGGGAGTTTTGGTTCTGTATACAAAGGAACTCTCTCCGGGAACGGAGAAACTGTTGCGATTAAGGTTTTGAATCTGGAACAACAAGGAGCTTCAAAGAGCTTTTTAGATGAATGCAATGCATTAAAAAGCATACGGCACCGTAATCTCCTCAAGATCATCACCACATGTGCAAGTGTTGATCACCAAGGCAATGATTTTAAAGCTCttgtttttgagttcatgtcAAATGGAAATCTGGACGAGTGGCTTCATCCTAAAACAGACGAACATAATCGGACTAAGACGTTAAGTTTGATTAAGAGATTGGATATAGCCATTGATATTGCTTCTGCTCTGGATTATCTTCATAACTATTGTGAAACCGCAATAGTTCACTGCGATTTAAAGCCAAGCAACGTACTACTTGATGAAGACATGACGGctcatgttggtgattttggTTTGGCAAAGTTTCTGCTTGAATCATCAATAACTCCATTCAAGAAAACCGAAGCAATGACGATTAATTTGAAGGGTTCGATTGGCTATGTTCCTCCAG AGTACGGAATGGGCGGTCAAGTTTCTATTCTTGGAGATGTTTACAGTTATGGGATTCTGTTGCTGGAGATGTTTACAGGGAAAAGGCCCACTGATGACATGTTCAAAGATGATCAAAGCATTCACAACTTTGTTGCAGTTATGGCTGTGCCTGAACTTGTTTTGGATGTTATTGATCCAACAATGCTAatcaaagaagaagaaggtgACGATGACGATGATGATACAGAAGAAAAAACAATAATCAAATACGAAAATATGAATGATGAGGTCAATGCAAGTGAAATAAAGAAATGTCTGGCTTCAGTCATGAGTATTGGAGTTTCGTGTTCTTCGAAATCGGCTTCAAAGCGAATGTCGATGAGCATTGTTGTCAACAAATTGCTGGAAACCAGAGATTCATTTCTCAAAtcaaagaacaaaaataaaagcaGTGTCAAATAA
- the LOC126669890 gene encoding 40S ribosomal protein S25-3-like produces MAPKKEKAPPPSSKPAKSGGGKQKKKKWSKGKQKEKVNNSVLFDQATYDKLLSEVPKFKLITPSILSDRLRINGSLARHAIKDLMARGSIRMISAHASQLIYTRATYT; encoded by the exons ATG GCACCAAAGAAGGAGAAGGCCCCACCTCCGTCGTCGAAGCCAGCAAAATCCGGTGGAGGGAAGCAGAAGAAGAAG AAATGGAGCAAGGGTAAGCAAAAGGAGAAGGTGAACAACAGTGTTTTGTTTGACCAAGCTACTTATGACAAGCTTCTCTCGGAAGTTCCTAAGTTCAAGCTCATCACTCCTTCTATCTTGTCTGATAGATTGAGG ATCAACGGATCTCTGGCTCGCCATGCAATCAAGGATTTAATGGCAAGAGGCTCTATCAGGATGATATCTGCTCATGCTAGTCAGCTGATCTACACCAGAGCCACCTATACTTAG